ACAAGAGGCCCGTGTCCACGATTCGCGTACAATTACAGCGCAGGCCCCGGCGTTCAGTTGGCGGAGTCCAGTATGGGCTGAGTGGAGAACTCCGATCATTGCGGCGAGTCCGCGAGAGGGTCGCGCGCTACCACGTTCGAAGGCGTCAGGAGTGCgttcaccgccgctgccgagctcGCTTCCGGCGCGTCCATGATGGCCTTGGCGACGCGAGCCACGAGTTCACAAGTCACGAAGGAAGTAAGGCCCCAGACCAGCTCACCCGGGAAGTCCTCGGGCAGCATCGGATCGAAGCCGCAGTCATCCGCCACCCCAGTCGCCTTAGGAGACCGACAAACCGCAGAGGAGACGACCGTCTGAGCAGGGCTGGCAAAGAAGCAGGGAAAGAAGCACGGTCGATCGCTCGTGAAGGAGCGGTACTTGATGACCCGCGCGTGCCCCGTCGACGCTCTcaacagcagcgtcgacatGTGAAGGTAGTGAATGGAATCGACCTCGGCGGGGCTCGCGCGGTATGGCTGCACAGGGCTAGTCGCGACAGCCACAAACGGCGTCACACGCGCGTCTAGTGCTCTCGTGGTAATCGGCGTCAGAGACCCGATAATTTCGTACTCGGATGGCGGGaggcccacctcctccagcgtctcACGCTGTGCTGCGTTGCGTAGCGTCTCGTCGGCATCGACGTGGCCACCCGGGAAGCTCATTTCGCTCTTGTGTGAGCCCATCGTCGCAGTGCGCTTCGTGAGCGTGATGCACATATCCTGAAAGCCGTTCTCCGTCGCTGCGGGGGATAGCAGCACGAGCACGGCAcactggcgcggcgccgtcagctgCACTGGCGCTTTTTGCGGTGAGAAGCCGACAGTTGAGACGGTGCCTTTGTTGACGGTGAGGAGGTAGAAATGAGACGGGAAGGTGACCGACTCGATAGGAAAGTCAAGCGCTCGTTGCATCAGTGGCACCCACCCCTGCGTGCTCTGTGGCAaacgcgccgctgcggctgtggccCGGATCAtgtggcgacgacgtcggTTAGAGCGAAGTACAGTGTGGGGATAGGAGAAGCGGAGAGGAGACGTGTGAcagcacatgcacgcacacaggcacacacatgGGCGTTTTAGCAAGGGAGTAGAACGAGAGCAGAGGTGCCCGACGGAGATGAGTATGTATATGCACGTATGCCTGACAGTCTTCTCCGCAAGTAGAGTGTGTGATAAGCGCACGTACAAAGCAAGTCAAGAAGATGCGAGAGCTCGCGCCACGACTGGGTTagtcctcctccttcgcaaCCCACTGGCCGCCGGGAGtggacggggaggggggagtcGAGAGGATacagagaagagcgagagaagatGAGCGGGTATTTTCGAGGCAGTGCGCACCGATGCAAGGCATACACTGACGGAGAGCAATGACGAGCAACGTTTTCCATCCACAGGAGACACCGGTAGCGCAGAGAAGGAGTAGTAAAAGAAACGGAAAGCGTAGAGACCGCGACCTACAGCACGTATGCAACGCGGCTGCAAGCACGCCCCAGCGATTCGCATGCTGCGCGTTCCTCCATCTGCACTGAGCAGTGTGGGCGTCCTTTCGTATTTTCTTTTGCGACGCTGTCTGGTTTGCACAGTGGGCGTTCTTCATGCACAACAATTGTTTGCCCCGTGCAACGAAGCCAACCAAAAAGGACCTGTCCGCCAGCAAGCAGACGGGCGGGCACGACAACACGCTGAGCTCCGTCGTCACGCAGGCGGCACCAGCCACATGacagacacatgcacacatgcaacAAGGACAAGTGGGAGAAGGcgaggtgcgcacgcatgcaagCCACCTTACGCCAAAGCACACGCCCGCGCCACCCCTCGCCTCTCATTCGCCACCGAACTTGACGCCTTGGTAGGGCTGTGTCGCGGTCTCGTCGAGGTTAAAGAGAGTCACCTTGAAGGGGCGCATCGCCGACACGGGGCGATGGTTCACAGCGTGCAAATACGTGCGAATCGCCTGCTCCTCGGAGAGGCGGCCGACATCAGCAACTGGaacggcagcagaggaaaATCGCGCGAGATACGCTGGGCGAGTCTGCCCGTAGCCGAGGGCTGCACCGCTAGCGAGCTCGTCGAAGGTCATGACTGTGCCCTTTTTCGAGAGCATTGCCGTCGTCTGCACCTCGCCGTGGTCGAGAATGTAGCGCAGCAACGTCTCCTCCATCCCCTTGAACCCGTCCTCCGTCGTGCACACGAGCACAGAGAAGTCCCTGGGGCCGCCGTCTGAGACGATAACGGCGTGGTTCGGGTGGCGCGCAACGAGCGACTGCAGCATCGTGTGAGCGGCCTCTGGGCTCAGACGCTTGTCGATGGCCGGGTTGTAGAAGATGTCGCTCTGGGTAGTATAGAAGCGCAGAAGGGCATTGGTatcgccgccggcggtgcgctgGGCGTGGTAGATGGCGTGGTCGAGAAGGAGGTTCGACCACAGCGTGCACTGCCTGTCCAGCGTAGCCGGTGAGTGCTGCTCGGTGAAGAAGGGCGGCAGCCCAAAAAAACTCCAGTGTTCGGAGGGCATGGGTGCGGCACGTCTCGGAGAAAGTAAGCccctgcgcagcgcacggcgaGTCACTTAGaaacaaagagaaaaggCCGGCGAAAGGCGTTGGGCACCAGTGCGCAACAGCTACTGCAGTGATGCTCTGTAACCCTCACCCAGCAGTGCGCAGTGGCGGGCAAGatggtgtgtgcgcacactcacgcacaacTTAAAGCACCGAGCCTTCAGAGGAGCTACGCCGGCGACTCTAGACACGGCGAAAAGACGAGAAAGGACCGCGTTATATGCGGCAGGGGAGGCGTGAGAGAGGTACCTGTTCTTTCGGGGGCAAATGAACCCGCTTCGTCGTCAAGAGGGTGCCACGTCGGTAGGAAGTGGAAATCCCTTCGAAGCGCTGTGCGCGAccaacacacgcgcacacacatatatacatataaGCCCATACACAAGTGATCAGCACAGCGCCTCATTTCTCAAGTGCAGCCTAGCTTCTTTACGtcacagaggaagaggggccTGTTACACGACGCCGAGTAAAATGGTTGACACGCAGGACCatccctccccaccccgccGCGTCGTTGCCAGGAGGTGATGTCCGCCTCAAAGAGCATGGGGCACAAAGGAAGCAAGGCCTCGATGCTCGGAGAGCTGCATCACCGGAATCCGGTGCAACAACGCGAGGGGCAGCTCTGTTCCTCGCCTTCGTCTGCTCACCTCGCTCATCCGTGATTTTTTGTTTGGTTTTCCTGGGGCCCATCCATAGCGCCAACGCGAGTCTCAAATACAAATAGCGTCCAGAAACCAAGGGAACGGAAGGAAAAGGCGGCAGAGAGCACACGAAGGATCGATGCAACAGACGGAACAGCAGACAGGCAGACaacgaaagagagagagagacccaTCACTCTGCGCCCAATTCCCTTCCCtcactctcctcctctggcGCTGTGTTATTCTCGCTTACTAGCAACATCGAATCagtcacacacgcgcagggagagagagaggagggagggggtaaGAAACGACGCGGGaacgcgcacagacacacggagatggcccacacacacggacagcaacagcggcgctcCTTGTCGCTCCCTCCGAGCTATGCAGCCAGTCTTCCCTCAACGATACCTCCAACCTCACCCCGTTCACTTCCGGTCCCTCTCCTGCGCCGTACGGATCCCATCTTTCTTTGTGCGCTCCGTGcgcttgcttttttttgttcttcgCTCGCCGACCATATCGTCTAGTGCACCGCCGTGATGACCTCTACTCCGTTCTTCGTCACCGCCTTCACAAAGAAGTATGAGTTGCTGATGACGACGCGGCGCTTCACCTCATCGCAGCACTTCTGCATGAGCTCAAGGCCCTCCTGTTGGGTCAAATCAGGACGCCAGAGGCAATCTAGCAGAGCAGTCACAAAGCAAGCTCCGTAGCCATGGCAACCATACGGCACAGCCTGCAGGGTGCCGAGGTAGTCCAAGTAAAACAGCTGCGGTCCCACCGCACCGTCGTCATCCTCGGAAACCGGCATGTCGTAGCCGGCAAAGAGGCAGTTCACCTGGTAAGCCCCCTCGCGACTGCGGATCGCACTGGCGAGGCAGTTGCGCATGAAGTTCGCCGTTGAatcgcagctgctgtggcgccCGTGCTGGCGCATGCGGTTGAGCATGAGGTTGCACTTTACGTATTCGGTGAAGTTCACGCGAGGGCCATTCTCGCCAGTGCACGCGATCAGCTGATGTGTGTCAAGCTGCGTAATCTTGTCCTCCGCGTCGGTTATCTTGATGTAGTAGAAGGCGTTGAGGCCGGCCGCAGCGACCATGACGTAGTCCTGGCAGCGGAACGCAATCGCAGTCTCCGCCAttgtgcttgtgcgcgttCGTGTTGGGGAAGGGGGACGTTGTCGAGGGTGCACCAATgaagcgccagcaccgaAGAAAAAtcgggagaagagaggatGACGCGAAGACGCGCAGAGGTGCAAAGCAGAATGGGTGCGAAATCTTGTGAGCGGGTCTGGAGGACGGAGAGACTTTGTGCGGTGCCAGCGATAGTCCAAACGAGAGAGACACTGGAGAGCGAGGGGCGGAGGTAAAGAAGAAGAGTGAGGGCGGGCGCAAGGGATCAACCGAGAGTACGATCAAGGAAACCAGAAGAACCCCGATGGCGAAAGGAAGTGCAACAACGTCCGCACACAAGCTAAGCGCGCAGTAGCTGCAGGGGACGGGGGATGAGGGAAAGCGAAGCGGCCAGCGTGGAACGCGTCATGGTCGGGATGCATGAATAGGAGAGTCAGTGAGGGCGCGTGTGATTGTCATCGATTGAAAAGACTACCGTGAGGCTGTCCTCGCTGGGCAGTCGTCTTTTCTTCGCTGTCGTCACTCTCGAGCATCAAGAGCGATCCCGCAACTATGCACAACTGAGGTGCTGGAAAAGAGGGATTGCTGTGAGGTCGTCAACACAGCAGCATCCCCTTTTCGGATATTGCTGTTCTTTCTTGCATAGGCAGCAGAGAAAGCTGGagaagtgtgtgtgcgtgtgcgtgtgtgtgtgtgtgtgtgtgagtgctGGCAGCTGATGGACAGCTGATGCCTTGTTCAGGCGCGATTGCACCCAAACACACATACGATCGAAGCATGAACGACGGAAACCCGTTGCGTCGAGTGCGGCTCctgcggcgcgacggcgcgaaGGTAGGTCCCGCACCGCCAACTCCCCACTGCCGGCACACTCCTCCGCCACTTCCAGCGGTGTTCGCCAGCGGCCAGCGGCTCTGCTGCAGACTCGCACCACAATCCCCTCCACGTTCTCCAAATTTGGCCCGAAACGCGTCGTGAAAAGCGAGAAGGTGCGCCGCTGTCTCGCCAAACTCGGACTCGCGATCAAGCCGCGGGTCAGAGGATTGCAGCGCGTGCTTGTTGGCGTGGAGGATGTCTTGCACGTGAAAGCAAGTGAGATGAGACGGTGCAACGCCACGACCGTTGTGGTTGTCGAGAAGTTCGCCAAGGCACAGCaggcagcgcaccaccgccacaaaGAGCAGCTTGACCTTACAGGCGATGTGAAGCAGCGTGTTACCGGCTCCATCGGCGTGGTGCACTGCCTCAGGGTACACGTGGAGAGCCTCCGCCGGGGCAGCGCAGTAGCCACTCCaagccgcctccgcagcgtcTGCCCTCCATTCACAGACCGGACAAGTTGTGAAGCgcactgccgctggtgcATAACTGAGGTGAGGCGGATGTGGCGCGAGGCTGAAAGTCTTGGCTGCAACAGCCCGACGCGGAGGCAAGCCGTCGTCTCATGCGCACCCCGGCAGGATACAGAGTAGACTTACGAGATGCCAGAGCGGGCGGATCGTCCGCCCACAGGCGCAGCGAATAGGTCTCCTCCGCAGTCACTGTATTGTATTCCTGCTCCGGCGTGTGCTCCCGAGTTGCGTCCGCCACCAGCTGCGCTAGGTGAACGCAGGAGATCTGTCATTTTCGACGGCACAGCCACCTGCCGCTGGTGAGTCGAGCAGGGTGCGTCCTACACGACATCTTTTCCTGCCCTCGGGTGCCCTGAGTGAACCGCTCAAACCACGGCTGGTCATCGGTGATGCGTTGCTTGATAACCGCCTGCCAGGCCTCCAGATCCCCCAGGCGGCCATCGGCATCCTCACCAGATGCAACGCAGCTGTGTTTCGAGCCGTCGTAGGCTACAAGCAGCATATCCTTCCGTATTGGTCCGGCAGCCTACATGACCAGTCGTGAGGCATCTCGCTCATTATCTACCTGTGGCGCCAAACGACGCCTCACTCGTACGCGCCCGGAGACACGATGTACGCCGAGAACAATCACAGCGACGCGCGCTCCGTTGGAGATCCTTCTACGCGGAGACAGAGGTATGAATTGTTGGAGTAGAAAGAAAGTTTTGAttcgcagcagccgtacCACCAAGACCAAGTCGGCGTGTAGCCATCGCGTAAGACACCGTGTACGAACCGGCAGCAGCATTATTTGAGTAAGGGGTaagagcggggggggggcgcaagTGCATGCGCGCAAATACGCATACACATGAATAACGATGGCCGGCCTAAACCTGTGAAGGTTAGGCAGCGTAGGCAACAGTTGTCCACCAGCACAGGAGGAGAACGGATTACGCGAACGACTTCATCCGGCCCTTCGCCGCCTACGTGTAAAAGATGTTTTTATTTTTATGCCGACATCAAGCGATCGGCACAAGCTCAGACATGCCTTCTGTGAACTCTGTAAGCCGGCCCTCTTTATTCATATGCTTCATGTattccgtgtgtgtgtggggggggggaggggggggggtatgcATGTGTACGCTGGCGGGCGGGCGTGATGGCGGTccatgcacacgcactcagCTAAGCATAGCGGCCAtccgcacaagcacgcatacATCCAGCCTATGCAGTGGATACCGGCAAACAAAAAGGCAAGGAGCGACTCGACTTCATTTTTCTCTCGGACACCTCCTTTGCAAGAGGCGGCTCACCGCAAAACACACAGCGgcaagggaagagaaggagagaaagagagagcgacaccGGTGAGGAACCGCAGGCCGTATTGGCGTCGATGCCGTGCCTCCACGGAGCATCGCACCTGCCTTTTCTCCCCCCACTAACCTGCCAGCACCCGCGCTAGCAGTGAGGTAAGCCGAGATGCCGAGAGACAGCCTGTGTCCTGGGTCGCCCTCAACAACGCTCTGCCCACTCGATTTCCACCCCGCGCCTCACTTCCTCTGCAGCcccttctccagcaccgtGCGGCATGGGCGATAGGTCTTGCGGTGTATCGGGCACAGTCCGTTCTTGGCCACGTACTTCATGTGCTGCTCGACCGGGTATCCTTTGTTTTCCCGAAAGCCGTAGCCGGGGTAGAGGGCGTCGATGTAGTTCATGAGCTCGTCACGGGTGACCTTGGCGAGacacgacgcggcggcgatggagagGCTGCGCTTATCGCCCTCGATGATGGGCTGCACGTCGCCACCAATGCGAACGCTGGTGAAGTAGTCGTAGCTCGGGCCCGGTACGGCATGGCCGTCGATGAGAACTAGCGGAGGCTGTATTGGTTCGAAGTCGAAGTACTCGGTGGCCCCTTTCAGGAGCTCCAGGTGATGCGGCACCTGATAGCGTTTCTCGTTGTCGTGgttggcggcggtgcagaagcGGCTGAACAGGTACTGCGCAATGCTGGATgagcgcggccgcggcgccgcctcgtgcgAGAAGCGCGCGTCGCTCAGCATGTGCCAAATAGACTGAGCGGAGCGGTGCATCGTGTTCATGGAGGCGTTGTAGATGTTGTACTCATCAATGTAGGTGTGGTTGGCGATGCCGATGGACCAGAAGTACACATAGTTGCCTGCGCTGTTGTACCCGTGATAGGTGATCAGATACGGCGTTTGCATGGAGATCAGCTTCTTGAAGGGCAGTTTCGATAGCTTCACGTGGGAGTCGAACTTCTTACTGCTAAGCGCTAACGATGTCGCCTCATCACCGGCGCAGTGGTGCACGACAAACTTCTTGCAACTGGCAATGTCGAAGAAGTCAACGTGTCCGGTGATCATGGCAAACACTAggtcgcgctgccgctccgacACGGACTTGCTGTCGAAGATCTGAAACTGCTCGGGTGCCTCGTACAGCTGGTCAAACTCGTTGTTGAAGCTGGAGACGGGAATGcgcgagacggcggcgccgacgacggggCCGGCAAGTGGGCCTCTGCCCGCCTCATCGCATCCGATCGTCACGGCTGTTTCCTtgatgctgcgccgcagtcGCACGCCGTGCCTCTTCatgtgcgccaccgccacatctctctctcgctcaaGCTTACGACGAGTCGCCGCAGAGATGCCACTGGTATCGGGAACCGGCAGCGTGCGGCCTAAGATGTTCGTCTGAGGCAGCAGACCGTCACGATAGAGCTGGTACCCGACCAGGTCCAGCGTGCCATCGAGTGTAGGCTCGCCCGTGTCCGTCTGGCGATGCCCCACCTCCACCTTCTGCAGCGCGTTCCatgtcggcggtggcctGAAAGGGGAATAGGCGAGTCGCTTCTGCCGAAGAACGCGACTGGGCCGGAGCAACCCACTGCCAAGGGCGGACGTACTACGTGCAAGAGGAACGAAGCGCCATGCGTGGAGCATGATAGGCAGTCACCTTTCGAGTGAGCTGCGGCCGCACGTAAGTGCGTGTGAGAGTATATGTGTGGTGTGTGAATCGTTGAAGCTGTGACTTCAACGAAAGGCGCTGCGAACGTCTGAAGCTCGTCCAAGCCAGCGCTGCACGGCGATGAAACTCCTTTTGTGGGCACgcggaaaagaagaaaaccaCAACAGTGTGAAGGCGCGCCTTGAGCAGGCGAACGGTGCAGATGGAAAAAGACAGAAAAAAGCACAAGAGATGTACTCGGGTTGAGTGATGTCTATGAACGCATGAGTGTATGGGCAGGTGTGTCAAAAAGAGCTCTCGTGCGCTGAGAAGGTCTATCTCTATCTCTGGACCTGCGCGTGACCAGGCGTATGTGTATGGAAGTGTGAGTGCGATGACAGGGGACGTCTTGAAGGCCACCGCtcaagaggaggggagggtagTGCTCCTGTACGGCCTCGAGTGGTTGGTGTGTCGCTGCGTAGTTAAAGGGGTAGAAGCAGAGTAGGGAGGGGCGATGCGAGAGTCCGAGAGCGTATGTCGTATCCTCGATGTGGTGATTGCAGCTGTAATCGAAAGACAAACGAGAGGCGGGCGATGCAAGGCAAGGgcagagggggggagggcggctgGCGGGAGCCGTGTTGGATGCTCCCCGTACCCGCTGGcaaaagaggggagaggcagaaaGGGAAGCATGCGCCGAGGAGAGGCAGTGCCGAGGTCGGGATACGGAAGGACAGGACCATTGTTGTCTTTTAGAGCGGCATAGACTGCAAGATCGGCACGGGTGCTGAAGCATCCTctgcagccccccccccctccctgcggTAAACTCGAGATGCATTCTGTTCCATCTGAACGTGCAGACAGAGCAATGCGCACAAGCTCTCAAAGGACAAAAAATGTGGCACGCGTGTCAAAGGCGAGAACGTGACCCCCTGCCCTGActcttttgtgtgtgtgtgttttcaAGTGCCCTTCATTCCCTTACGCCCTACACCACGTCGCGGATTACGTTCTTAACAGAATTCAGCGTAaaagacacacacgtacacacgcagagacggAGACAGACAAACTTCACACaggcacatacgcacacgctaACACCGGCACCAAAAAGGGTGCGAACGAAAAGACAAaatgcagcgctgccgcacgcgcacgttcTCGCATGCcagcgacctgcgaggcggagaGACAACGCCTCACATTGGCGGCTTCCACCCCTCCTCATTTacagcggctgcaggcgaCGCTCCGACGGCAGCACCTTGAAACGGCGCTTGATGGTTACGCGGTGGCGACTGAACTTGTCATCTGGGCTGAAGCGGGCGGGGTGGGCGCTCAGAGTCGGCTTGCCCTCCGGATCCACCTTCTTTAGCGTGTAGACACGCTTACCATCGACCATGTACACTCGAAGGTGCATGCTTGGACTGAGTATATGTGTGCTTGGATACCaatctgtgcgcgtgtgtagaGATGGGACAGTAAAGACACAAGTGAAATGTGATAGTCTCGTCTTCTTCGCGGGGTAAGCTGGAGTTCTGGGAACTACGGCAGAAGCGCGAGTTGCGACGTCATTCAGCAGGAGCGAGCAAGACCAAAGATGGGTGAGAGACAGAAATTGAACGTCACGCCAAAGGCCTTGATAGCATAGCACAACATAAATACCACGCACAGGGCAATGTAAGCGCACTCACCGCGCTGAAGGGTTCCGGCTacggcgaaaaaaaaggcggtGGCTCGGGCCTGATGGTGCATACAGAGACGGACCTATTGCCGGCGCGACGGCTCTAACGCGCGCCTGAGTCACACAAGCGGCGCATCGGCATGTGTTCTCTTCATTGATCTTCCGCACATCGCTTCGTTTTTATTTGCGCGTGTAACGATGATCTCAACGCATTTCGAGAttacacacaaaaaaaaaaaaaaataaaacaAGGCAACGACAGGTCGCATAACAGAAAGGGAGAAAAAGGAGACAAAAAGGGAGTCCCGCCCGTTTCGCTCTTGACACAGAAGCCAACAACAGACAGAAAActagaaaacaaaaaaaaagggtgcTCACTTACTTCTTTTCGTGCTCCGAAGCTGTACAAGCGTGACGCGAtacggctgctgcgtctaTGTGCGCCTGCTCTTGTTCTTTGTTTTCCACCAGAGAAAAGCGTGCGCGTCCGcatctgtgcgcgcgcgcgaagaCAACGCATGGAAAGAACAGCAAAGAAAACGGCAGaaatgttttttttttttcgttttttccTTGTTGTTCAGCGTCACTTCACTCACAAGACAGCGGTGCacggaagaagagagcggcgggATCACGACGGGCGCTCTCTTCAACAAAAGGAGAGGAACAGTGtatgtacatatatatatatattggAACAATGTGGTGAGGCAAGGCCCACCGATGTATTTGCAGGTAGGTACCTGTTTGCGCGAGCGCGGGGCTCGCAGTTACCAGGTAGCGCATACGGAAGTTCCAGTGCGTAAGGGCAGGGGAGCGGCGCAGCCTGAACAGAGTGTCTCACACGCATGGCCGAGAAagaacacagacacaccccaacaaaaaaaagagagaccACCGCAACAAAAAGTGTGCtacaccaaaaaaaaagatgagaGGGAGCAGAGGCGCAGACATGACACGGAAAAggcgaaacaaaaacaaatgggcagagaaaagggaagaacGCGCCAGGGGCGCAAGGAATAAAGGACGCGCACAGGCATGCAcgacggcacacacgcatcgcCACAGGCACAAGCGCgcgcaaagagagagatatCGAGTCACAGATGCCTTTTCACTTACGCAACTGTACGCCCATCGTCGAGGTGTTGGATTACTGGGAGGTGGGTGCCGCAACACCGCCGTGAGTCGCCGCTCTCTACACCGACATGGTTGGTAGTTTACATAATGGTGAAAAGAAGAGATGACGTGAAGCAAAAACCAAGCGAAGCACCCAAAACCAAGGACAGAGGCGTTGGCCTATCACCACCCACCGGCGCACATTTTTCGCACTTGCTCccgcacgcagccgcgcttCTCTCGTCATTCCACAAAACAAAATGATGCTCGAATACTCCTTCATGGACACAAATGCCCTCCCCCACGACGCGAACGGCAGAGctcgcgcgccgcgcaccacACCGCCGAGGCGCAAACGATAACCAAAAAGGCAGGCGACAACATCCACAAGCACAACGAGAAAGGGCTCGCCTCCGCACTGCCTCACATAAGTGCAAGAAACGCCGCGTCACGAACAGAGAAACGCTCCTGATGCGTGAGCGGCAAGGGCAGCACGACGCGAAGGCGCGCTTAAAGGTGGGTCCTCTGTTGCATCACACCAAGCGAGTGGAAGAGGTAGGCtgcttggggggggggggcagtcTCGAGgcacacgcaaaaaaaaaaacgctgCACTGCTCAATACGATTCTAAGTGATGTTCACGTTGGCGCAAGTGGGCCCGCAGCTTCCGGTCGTCGCGCATCAGACTCGTCAGGTAACATGTGTTATTCAGGATGGCAGCGTAGACGCTCTCCGGCAGAAAGCGCGGCATCTGCGCACGACACtttcctctgctgcgcacAAACGCCGTATTTGTGGGTGTAATGTCGCCTGGCTCCATGAGACTCTCCATCCCTGCGCGTCGAGCCCGCGTCTCGGAGAAGTCGTCCATCAAgtgcgctcgcgcagcggaCCGCCGAAGTTGCGCAAACACAGCGGAGGTCATCTCAAAGCGGAGCAGCGACTCGGGCAGCCGGCCGATCATGTGAAAGCTGTAGACGTCCAGCTCGCAGCtgggagctgcagcgtcatACGACGATTTTTCAGCAGAGCTGAGAAGACATGTGCGGCGCTGAATCGAGCCAAAACGTGCCCGCGCCTCTGCCCTTGCCCCGAACACCTCTCGTACCGCCTTTGGCACAGGACTAAAGGGTCGTTGCTGTACGGCAA
This genomic stretch from Leishmania donovani BPK282A1 complete genome, chromosome 36 harbors:
- a CDS encoding NUDIX hydrolase protein, conserved: MCCHTSPLRFSYPHTVLRSNRRRRHMIRATAAAARLPQSTQGWVPLMQRALDFPIESVTFPSHFYLLTVNKGTVSTVGFSPQKAPVQLTAPRQCAVLVLLSPAATENGFQDMCITLTKRTATMGSHKSEMSFPGGHVDADETLRNAAQRETLEEVGLPPSEYEIIGSLTPITTRALDARVTPFVAVATSPVQPYRASPAEVDSIHYLHMSTLLLRASTGHARVIKYRSFTSDRPCFFPCFFASPAQTVVSSAVCRSPKATGVADDCGFDPMLPEDFPGELVWGLTSFVTCELVARVAKAIMDAPEASSAAAVNALLTPSNVVARDPLADSPQ
- a CDS encoding proteasome beta 2 subunit, putative — encoded protein: MAETAIAFRCQDYVMVAAAGLNAFYYIKITDAEDKITQLDTHQLIACTGENGPRVNFTEYVKCNLMLNRMRQHGRHSSCDSTANFMRNCLASAIRSREGAYQVNCLFAGYDMPVSEDDDGAVGPQLFYLDYLGTLQAVPYGCHGYGACFVTALLDCLWRPDLTQQEGLELMQKCCDEVKRRVVISNSYFFVKAVTKNGVEVITAVH
- a CDS encoding ribonuclease HII, putative; translated protein: MLHAWRFVPLARSTSALGSGLLRPSRVLRQKRLAYSPFRPPPTWNALQKVEVGHRQTDTGEPTLDGTLDLVGYQLYRDGLLPQTNILGRTLPVPDTSGISAATRRKLERERDVAVAHMKRHGVRLRRSIKETAVTIGCDEAGRGPLAGPVVGAAVSRIPVSSFNNEFDQLYEAPEQFQIFDSKSVSERQRDLVFAMITGHVDFFDIASCKKFVVHHCAGDEATSLALSSKKFDSHVKLSKLPFKKLISMQTPYLITYHGYNSAGNYVYFWSIGIANHTYIDEYNIYNASMNTMHRSAQSIWHMLSDARFSHEAAPRPRSSSIAQYLFSRFCTAANHDNEKRYQVPHHLELLKGATEYFDFEPIQPPLVLIDGHAVPGPSYDYFTSVRIGGDVQPIIEGDKRSLSIAAASCLAKVTRDELMNYIDALYPGYGFRENKGYPVEQHMKYVAKNGLCPIHRKTYRPCRTVLEKGLQRK
- a CDS encoding nuclear protein family a (nop10p), putative, which produces MHLRVYMVDGKRVYTLKKVDPEGKPTLSAHPARFSPDDKFSRHRVTIKRRFKVLPSERRLQPL